In Methylobacterium aquaticum, the following are encoded in one genomic region:
- a CDS encoding shikimate kinase — protein MNQRPPHEQTIESRVRRGLGLRSIVLVGLMGAGKSTVGKRLAGRLGLIFKDADHEIEAAAGLTIPDIFAIYGEPSFRDGEERVIARLLREGPMVLATGGGAFMRPETRQRIAEAGVSVWLKADLDVLMRRVRKRPGRPLLQNEDPEGTMRRLMDLRHPVYGGADVVVVSRDVSHDRVVQDVLEALDAYMAGDAPGEFAGGSMDRLPPGDGGTPSPDAGEDGPEPGTPAFAGHGLAAQ, from the coding sequence ATGAACCAGCGTCCCCCTCATGAACAGACGATCGAATCGCGCGTGCGCCGGGGTCTCGGCCTGCGCTCGATCGTGCTGGTCGGGCTCATGGGCGCGGGCAAGAGCACCGTCGGCAAGCGCCTGGCGGGGCGCCTCGGCCTGATCTTCAAGGACGCCGACCACGAGATCGAGGCGGCGGCCGGCCTGACCATCCCGGACATCTTCGCCATCTACGGCGAGCCGAGCTTTCGCGACGGCGAGGAGCGGGTGATCGCCCGCCTTCTGCGCGAGGGCCCGATGGTGCTCGCCACCGGCGGCGGCGCCTTCATGCGGCCGGAGACGCGCCAGCGCATCGCCGAGGCCGGGGTCTCGGTCTGGCTCAAGGCGGATCTCGACGTGCTGATGCGCCGGGTGCGCAAGCGCCCCGGCCGGCCGCTGCTCCAGAACGAGGACCCCGAGGGCACGATGCGCCGGCTGATGGACCTGCGCCATCCCGTCTATGGCGGGGCCGACGTGGTCGTGGTGTCGCGCGACGTCTCCCACGACCGGGTGGTGCAGGACGTGCTGGAAGCCCTCGACGCCTACATGGCGGGGGACGCGCCCGGGGAATTCGCCGGCGGGTCGATGGACCGCCTGCCCCCGGGCGACGGCGGCACGCCGTCGCCGGACGCCGGCGAGGACGGCCCCGAGCCCGGTACGCCCGCCTTCGCCGGCCACGGCCTCGCCGCCCAGTAG
- a CDS encoding site-specific tyrosine recombinase XerD, with protein sequence MSTLGPQGLMHAYLDMLAAERGAAANTLAAYRRDLDDYLAYLAAKRIDPGAVEPAGIRAYLAELEARGLKSTSAARRLSCVRGFHRFLYAEGLVEGDPTAPVSGPKRGRGLPKVLSVAEVDRLLGVAKEAVAQAPNPAEAARAGRMHCLIELLYATGLRVSELVALPRAAGSTKERFLVVKGKGGRERLVPLTEVARKAMAAHLDTLKAPGPWLFPADSETGHLTRQAFARDLKAVAAAAGLRTDKISPHVLRHAFASHLLQNGADLRVVQELLGHADISTTQIYTHVLDERLKQMVRDLHPLASA encoded by the coding sequence ATGAGCACCTTGGGCCCCCAGGGCCTGATGCACGCCTATCTCGACATGCTGGCCGCCGAGCGGGGCGCCGCCGCCAACACGCTCGCGGCCTACCGGCGCGACCTCGACGACTACCTCGCCTACCTGGCAGCCAAGCGGATCGATCCCGGCGCCGTCGAGCCCGCGGGCATCCGGGCCTACCTCGCCGAGTTGGAGGCGCGCGGCCTCAAGAGCACCTCGGCGGCGCGCCGGCTCTCCTGCGTGCGCGGCTTCCACCGCTTCCTCTACGCCGAAGGCCTCGTCGAGGGCGATCCGACCGCGCCGGTCTCCGGGCCGAAGCGCGGCCGCGGCCTGCCGAAGGTGCTCTCGGTGGCGGAGGTCGACCGGCTGCTCGGCGTCGCCAAGGAGGCGGTCGCGCAGGCGCCGAACCCGGCCGAGGCGGCCCGGGCCGGGCGGATGCACTGCCTGATCGAGCTTCTCTACGCCACGGGCCTGCGCGTCTCCGAGCTGGTCGCCCTGCCCCGCGCCGCGGGCTCCACCAAGGAGCGCTTCCTGGTGGTGAAGGGCAAGGGCGGGCGCGAGCGCCTGGTGCCGCTGACCGAGGTGGCGCGCAAGGCCATGGCGGCCCATCTCGACACCCTCAAAGCCCCCGGCCCCTGGCTGTTTCCCGCCGACAGCGAGACCGGCCACCTCACCCGCCAGGCCTTCGCCCGCGACCTGAAGGCGGTGGCCGCCGCCGCCGGCCTGCGCACCGACAAGATCAGCCCGCACGTGCTGCGCCACGCCTTCGCCAGCCACCTGCTGCAGAACGGCGCCGACCTGCGGGTGGTGCAGGAGCTGCTCGGCCACGCCGACATCTCGACGACGCAGATCTACACCCACGTGCTCGACGAGCGCCTGAAACAGATGGTGCGCGACCTCCACCCCCTGGCGAGCGCCTGA
- a CDS encoding IS630 family transposase (programmed frameshift) produces MAGIAITRTDLTAEELRAASSKAPSIPAARRMLALALVLEGADRTRAARSCGMDRQTLRDWVHRYNAEGLAGLRDRKAPGRAAKLTPEQMQQLAALVEAGPDVDTDGVVRWRRVDLQARIRELFGVEMHERTVGKHLAKLGFVRLSVRPQHPKADEAAQKAFKKPFASRVTELLPETAHGKPLEIWFQDEARVGQQGTLTRVWARKGTRPRAPRDQRYKWTYLFGAACPARGTSAALVLPTVNTAMMSLHLAEISRQVAPGAHAILVLDGAGYHGTAKKPRPRGLVVPDNITLLHLPASSPELNPIELVWQYLRQNKLAHRVYRTYQQIVDACCDAWNFFANDPDLVTSITARDWAQVKL; encoded by the exons ATGGCCGGGATCGCTATCACCCGCACGGATTTGACCGCCGAGGAGTTGCGCGCGGCCTCCTCCAAGGCACCGAGCATTCCGGCGGCCCGTCGGATGCTGGCGCTCGCTCTGGTGCTGGAGGGCGCCGACCGCACCAGAGCGGCCCGCTCCTGTGGGATGGACCGCCAGACCCTGCGCGACTGGGTGCATCGCTACAACGCCGAGGGTCTGGCGGGTCTGCGCGACCGTAAGGCGCCGGGCCGCGCCGCCAAGCTGACGCCCGAGCAGATGCAGCAACTCGCCGCCCTGGTCGAGGCGGGGCCGGACGTGGACACGGATGGCGTGGTGCGCTGGCGCCGGGTCGACCTGCAGGCGCGCATCAGGGAGCTGTTCGGGGTCGAGATGCACGAGCGTACGGTCGGCAAGCACTTGGCCAAGCTCGGCTTCGTGCGGCTCTCGGTGCGCCCGCAGCATCCCAAGGCCGACGAGGCGGCACAGAAGGCTTTTAAAAAAC CCTTCGCCTCGCGGGTGACGGAACTCCTCCCCGAGACCGCCCACGGCAAGCCGCTCGAGATCTGGTTCCAGGACGAGGCCCGCGTCGGCCAGCAGGGCACGCTGACGCGGGTCTGGGCGCGCAAGGGGACACGCCCGCGAGCGCCGCGCGACCAGCGCTACAAGTGGACATACCTGTTCGGAGCGGCCTGCCCGGCGCGGGGCACCAGCGCGGCTCTGGTGCTGCCGACGGTCAACACCGCGATGATGTCGCTGCATCTGGCCGAGATCAGCCGGCAGGTGGCGCCCGGCGCGCACGCGATCCTGGTGCTGGACGGGGCTGGCTATCACGGCACCGCCAAGAAGCCTCGCCCGCGCGGCCTGGTGGTGCCGGACAACATCACGTTGCTACACTTGCCGGCCTCGTCTCCAGAGCTGAACCCGATCGAGTTGGTCTGGCAGTACCTGCGCCAGAACAAGCTCGCCCACCGGGTCTACCGCACCTACCAGCAGATCGTCGACGCCTGCTGCGACGCCTGGAACTTCTTCGCCAACGACCCAGACCTCGTCACCTCCATCACCGCGCGGGACTGGGCACAGGTCAAACTTTAG
- a CDS encoding endonuclease/exonuclease/phosphatase family protein, with protein MSFLSVAAQVLALALIVATLLPFWRSRTGLVRTFDFPRFQIAAAIPPVLILLVASGHDPLSLVLGAGLLGALGLQLRHILPFTRLTTPAARAAPAQADPASCVAILIANVLQSNRAYDRLLAAVEASDPDLFLALETDAGWRDALSPLRARYPHGVDQAQDNTYGLMLYSRLPLDDVRVRFLIEDDVPSVRAGVTLPSGDRFVFHGVHPRPPHPGNSSATRDGELVLVAREVAREGGPTVVAGDLNDVAWSRTTGLFQAIGGLLDPRVGRGAYPTFHAHWPMLRWPLDHVFFSEHFLLARLERLPNVGSDHFPILITLCRDTRAETMQEPPSADAEDRREASEAVAEAREAAQS; from the coding sequence ATGTCGTTCCTGTCCGTGGCCGCGCAGGTGCTGGCGCTGGCGCTGATCGTCGCGACCCTGCTGCCGTTCTGGCGCAGCCGGACCGGGCTGGTGCGCACCTTCGATTTCCCGCGGTTCCAGATCGCCGCCGCGATCCCGCCGGTTCTGATCCTGTTGGTCGCCTCCGGGCACGATCCGCTCTCCCTCGTCCTCGGGGCCGGGCTCCTGGGCGCGCTCGGACTGCAGCTCCGGCACATCCTGCCCTTCACCCGCCTGACGACGCCGGCCGCCCGCGCCGCCCCGGCGCAGGCGGACCCGGCTTCCTGCGTGGCGATCCTGATCGCCAACGTGCTGCAATCGAACCGGGCCTACGACCGCCTGCTCGCGGCGGTGGAGGCGAGCGACCCCGACCTGTTCCTGGCGCTGGAGACCGATGCGGGCTGGCGCGACGCGCTCTCGCCGTTGCGCGCCCGGTATCCCCACGGGGTGGACCAGGCGCAGGACAACACCTACGGGCTGATGCTCTATTCCCGCCTGCCCCTCGACGACGTCCGGGTGCGCTTCCTGATCGAGGACGACGTGCCCTCGGTGCGGGCCGGCGTCACCCTGCCGTCTGGCGACCGCTTCGTCTTCCACGGCGTGCATCCGCGCCCGCCGCATCCGGGCAACAGCAGCGCGACGCGGGACGGGGAACTCGTGCTGGTCGCCCGCGAGGTCGCGCGCGAGGGCGGGCCCACCGTGGTGGCGGGCGATCTCAACGACGTCGCCTGGTCCCGCACCACGGGCCTGTTCCAGGCGATCGGCGGCCTCCTCGATCCGCGGGTCGGGCGCGGCGCATACCCGACCTTCCACGCCCACTGGCCGATGCTGCGCTGGCCCCTCGACCACGTCTTCTTCAGCGAGCATTTCCTGCTCGCCCGGCTGGAGCGGCTGCCGAATGTCGGCTCCGACCACTTCCCGATCCTGATCACCCTGTGCCGCGATACCAGGGCCGAGACGATGCAGGAACCGCCCTCGGCCGATGCCGAGGACCGGCGGGAAGCGTCCGAGGCGGTGGCGGAGGCGCGGGAGGCCGCGCAGTCGTGA
- a CDS encoding FadR/GntR family transcriptional regulator, protein MRAPFARAPAALPAASPPGAGLVVIPAGRARSNHAEVARSLGTAIIAGRYPAGAKLPGDGELLATFRVSRPVLRESVKTLVAKGLLTTKARVGTVVRERAAWNMFDADVLAWHLEAGIDRRFLRDLAEIRLAVEPAAAALAAERRTPDDLAALEAGLARMRAEPSDSIGFAEGDLALHVAVAVASGNPFMRSIGGVIEVALRASFQLSAPVEAADRETVLSAHAAIVAAIAARDPEAAAAALREVIHNGLRRHGAAA, encoded by the coding sequence ATGCGCGCCCCCTTCGCCAGAGCCCCCGCCGCCCTGCCCGCCGCCTCGCCCCCGGGCGCCGGCCTGGTGGTGATCCCGGCCGGGCGCGCCCGCTCCAACCACGCCGAGGTGGCGCGCAGCCTCGGCACGGCGATCATCGCCGGGCGCTACCCGGCCGGCGCCAAGCTGCCGGGGGACGGCGAGTTGCTCGCCACCTTCCGGGTGTCGCGGCCGGTCCTGCGCGAGAGCGTCAAGACGCTGGTGGCCAAGGGGCTTCTCACCACCAAGGCGCGGGTCGGCACGGTGGTGCGCGAGCGCGCGGCCTGGAACATGTTCGACGCCGACGTGCTCGCCTGGCACCTCGAGGCCGGCATCGACCGGCGCTTCCTGCGCGACCTCGCGGAGATCCGGCTCGCGGTCGAGCCGGCGGCGGCGGCGCTCGCCGCCGAGCGCCGGACGCCCGACGACCTCGCCGCGCTGGAAGCCGGCCTCGCACGGATGCGGGCCGAGCCGTCCGATTCCATCGGCTTTGCCGAAGGCGACCTCGCGCTTCACGTCGCGGTGGCGGTGGCCTCCGGCAACCCGTTCATGCGCTCGATCGGCGGGGTGATCGAGGTGGCGTTGCGGGCCTCGTTCCAGCTCAGCGCCCCGGTCGAGGCGGCGGACCGCGAGACGGTGCTGTCCGCCCACGCCGCCATCGTCGCGGCCATCGCGGCCCGCGATCCGGAAGCCGCGGCGGCGGCCCTGCGCGAGGTCATCCATAACGGCCTGCGCCGCCACGGTGCGGCGGCCTGA
- a CDS encoding dihydrodipicolinate synthase family protein, whose translation MSTNAKSTNAKSNEENSTAPRPYRGVFPVAPTIFHEDGTLDLDGQRRAIDFMIEAGSNGLCILANFSEQFVLTDAERDAVMTAVLEHVAGRVPVIVTTTHFATHICAERSRRAQDLGAAMVMIMPPYHGATIRVTEAGIERFFQSVSDAISIPIMIQDAPVSGTNLSATFLARLAREVENVSYFKIETAQAAAKLRTLLELGGDAIEGPWDGEEAITLLADLDAGATGAMTGGGYPDGIRQILDPYFAGRRDEAVQAYGRWLPLINYENRQTGLAAAKILMKEGGIIRSDAVRAPLELPHPATRAGLIEIARSLDAAVLRWGR comes from the coding sequence ATGTCCACCAACGCCAAGTCCACCAACGCCAAGTCCAACGAGGAAAATTCGACGGCTCCCCGCCCCTATCGCGGCGTCTTTCCCGTCGCCCCGACGATCTTCCACGAGGACGGCACCCTCGACCTCGACGGCCAGCGCCGCGCCATCGACTTCATGATCGAGGCCGGCTCGAACGGACTGTGCATCCTCGCCAACTTCTCCGAGCAGTTCGTCCTCACCGACGCCGAGCGCGACGCGGTGATGACGGCCGTGCTCGAGCACGTCGCCGGCCGCGTGCCGGTGATCGTCACCACCACCCACTTCGCCACCCATATCTGTGCCGAGCGCTCGCGCCGCGCGCAGGACCTCGGCGCCGCCATGGTGATGATCATGCCGCCCTATCACGGGGCGACGATCCGGGTGACCGAGGCCGGCATCGAGCGTTTCTTCCAAAGCGTCTCCGACGCGATCTCGATCCCGATCATGATCCAGGATGCGCCGGTCTCCGGCACCAATCTCTCGGCCACCTTCCTGGCGCGGCTCGCCCGCGAGGTGGAGAACGTGTCCTACTTCAAGATCGAGACCGCGCAGGCGGCGGCCAAGCTCCGCACGCTGCTGGAACTCGGCGGCGACGCGATCGAGGGCCCGTGGGACGGCGAGGAGGCGATCACGCTGCTCGCCGACCTCGATGCCGGCGCCACCGGCGCCATGACCGGCGGCGGCTATCCCGACGGCATCCGCCAGATCCTCGACCCGTACTTCGCCGGGCGCCGCGACGAGGCGGTGCAGGCCTATGGCCGCTGGCTGCCGCTGATCAACTACGAGAACCGCCAGACCGGGTTGGCGGCGGCCAAGATCCTGATGAAGGAGGGCGGTATCATCCGCTCGGATGCCGTGCGCGCGCCGCTCGAACTGCCGCATCCGGCGACCCGGGCCGGGCTGATCGAAATCGCTCGGAGCCTGGATGCGGCGGTGTTGCGCTGGGGGCGGTGA
- a CDS encoding transketolase family protein — translation MTGTEPRALADAIRFLSIDAIERVGEGHPGTPLGAADTVTALFTRHLKFLAREPLWFDRDRFVLSNGHGSMLLYALLHLSGYEGIGLDDIKRFRELGSPCEGHPEYAPAHGIETTTGPLGQGIANAAGMALAEAYLNRWLGPDLIDHRTYALVGDGCLQEGVGQEVISLAGHLGLGKLTFLWDDNRMTDDGAIDLALSDDMAARFRLSHWHVQEVDGHDIEAVSAALLLAKADPRPSMIRCTTVIGRGLPGVEGTRAAHSARIPASLSAAARQQLNWPHPAFEIPDGIRAAWREAGARNAPAFESWTRRVAALPPERRHLLDRLREGKLPEGWDAPLRAFRDEAARSGKAQSGIALSGELVDRLADAIPELLSGAPDLEGATQHKRTLKAFTAADQGGRYVHYGIREHAMGAMMNGMAAHGGVVPVGVTYLVFSDYLRPVLRLAAMMGLPVPFVFSHDSIGIGRNGPTHQPVEYLASLRAIPNMLVLRPADAVEAAECWEIALRNRKGPSSLIFARQALPALRRDGAGENLSARGAYVLEEATGPRRVTLLATGSEVALAVEARRRLEEDGIPTAVVSMPSWELFERQDAAYRREILGPGTVRVGIEAAVRLGWDRYLGEEGGFVGMSGFGASGAEADLARHFGFTPERVVEEVRARF, via the coding sequence ATGACCGGCACCGAGCCGCGCGCGCTCGCGGATGCGATCCGCTTCCTGTCCATCGACGCCATCGAGCGGGTGGGCGAGGGGCATCCGGGCACGCCGCTCGGAGCCGCCGACACGGTGACGGCGCTCTTCACCCGCCATCTCAAGTTCCTGGCCCGCGAGCCCCTGTGGTTCGACCGCGACCGCTTCGTCCTGTCGAACGGCCACGGCTCGATGCTGCTCTACGCGCTCCTCCATCTCAGCGGGTACGAGGGGATCGGGCTCGACGACATCAAGCGCTTCCGCGAACTCGGCTCGCCCTGCGAGGGCCACCCGGAATACGCCCCCGCCCACGGCATCGAGACGACCACCGGGCCCCTCGGCCAGGGCATCGCCAACGCCGCCGGCATGGCGCTGGCCGAGGCCTATCTCAACCGCTGGCTCGGGCCCGACCTCATCGACCACCGCACCTATGCGCTCGTCGGCGACGGCTGCCTGCAGGAGGGCGTCGGCCAGGAGGTGATCTCGCTCGCCGGGCATCTGGGCCTCGGCAAGCTCACCTTCCTCTGGGACGACAACCGGATGACCGACGACGGCGCGATCGACCTCGCGCTGAGCGACGACATGGCGGCGCGGTTCCGCTTGAGCCACTGGCACGTCCAGGAGGTCGACGGCCACGACATCGAGGCGGTCTCGGCTGCCTTGCTGCTGGCCAAGGCCGATCCGCGTCCCTCGATGATCCGCTGCACCACGGTGATCGGCCGCGGCCTGCCCGGCGTCGAAGGCACGCGGGCGGCCCACTCCGCCCGCATCCCGGCGAGCTTGAGCGCCGCCGCCCGCCAGCAGCTCAACTGGCCCCACCCGGCCTTCGAGATCCCCGACGGGATCCGGGCGGCCTGGCGTGAGGCCGGCGCGCGCAACGCCCCCGCATTCGAGTCCTGGACCCGCCGCGTCGCCGCCCTGCCGCCGGAGCGCCGCCACCTGCTCGACCGCCTGCGCGAGGGCAAGCTGCCGGAGGGCTGGGATGCGCCCCTGCGCGCCTTCCGCGACGAGGCCGCACGGTCGGGCAAGGCACAATCCGGGATCGCGCTGTCGGGCGAGCTGGTCGACCGCCTCGCCGACGCCATCCCGGAGCTCCTCTCCGGCGCGCCGGATCTCGAGGGCGCGACGCAGCACAAGCGCACGCTCAAGGCCTTCACCGCCGCGGACCAGGGCGGGCGCTACGTCCATTACGGCATCCGCGAGCACGCCATGGGGGCGATGATGAACGGCATGGCCGCCCATGGCGGCGTGGTACCGGTCGGCGTCACCTACCTGGTCTTTTCGGATTATCTGCGCCCGGTCCTGCGCCTCGCCGCGATGATGGGGCTACCCGTGCCGTTCGTGTTCAGCCACGATTCGATCGGCATCGGCCGTAACGGGCCGACCCACCAGCCGGTCGAATACTTGGCGTCGCTGCGCGCCATCCCCAACATGCTGGTCCTGCGCCCGGCCGACGCGGTCGAGGCGGCGGAATGCTGGGAGATCGCGCTCCGGAACCGCAAGGGCCCGTCCTCGCTGATCTTCGCCCGCCAGGCCCTGCCGGCCCTGCGCCGCGACGGTGCAGGCGAGAATCTGTCGGCCCGCGGCGCCTACGTGCTGGAGGAGGCGACCGGTCCCCGCCGCGTCACGCTGCTCGCCACCGGCTCGGAGGTGGCCCTCGCCGTCGAGGCGCGCCGGCGCTTGGAGGAGGACGGCATCCCGACCGCGGTGGTCTCGATGCCGTCCTGGGAGCTGTTCGAGCGCCAGGACGCCGCCTATCGCCGAGAAATCCTGGGGCCCGGCACGGTCCGGGTCGGGATCGAGGCGGCGGTCCGCCTCGGCTGGGACCGCTATCTCGGCGAGGAGGGCGGCTTCGTCGGCATGAGCGGCTTCGGCGCCTCCGGGGCCGAGGCCGACCTCGCCCGGCATTTCGGGTTCACGCCGGAGCGGGTGGTGGAGGAGGTGAGAGCGCGGTTCTAG
- a CDS encoding acyl-CoA dehydrogenase family protein — MDFDLSEEQRLLKDSVERLLADRYDFESRKRYGKEPEGFAKAMWAAYAEQGLLAVPFSEDDGGIGGGPVETMIVMEAFGGALALEPYLATVVLAGGVLRHAASPEQRAEWLPGLIAGETRYAFAQSERQARYDLHDVGVTARRDGDGWVLEGEKSLVLHGDSADRLIVSARTAGARRDRDGIGLFLVEANAEGVSRRGYPTQDGMRAAEVSLSSVRVGADAVIGDPAGALPVIERVTDEAIAALCAEAVGGMDRMHKQTVEYLKTRKQFGVTIGSFQVLQHRAAEMFIALEQARSMAFLATMMAGEDDADERTRAIAGAKVQIGRSGRIVGQGAVQLHGGVGVTMEYSVGHYFKRVTMIDQLFGDADHHLGRVARMGGLIAA, encoded by the coding sequence ATGGATTTCGATCTGAGCGAGGAGCAGCGCCTCCTCAAGGACAGCGTCGAGCGGCTGCTCGCCGACCGCTACGATTTCGAATCCCGCAAGCGCTACGGGAAGGAGCCCGAGGGCTTCGCCAAGGCGATGTGGGCGGCCTACGCCGAGCAGGGCCTGCTGGCCGTGCCGTTCTCCGAGGACGATGGCGGCATCGGCGGTGGGCCGGTCGAGACCATGATCGTCATGGAGGCGTTCGGCGGCGCCCTGGCGCTGGAGCCCTACCTGGCGACCGTGGTGCTCGCCGGCGGCGTGCTGCGCCACGCCGCGAGCCCCGAGCAGCGCGCCGAATGGCTGCCCGGCCTCATCGCCGGCGAGACCCGCTACGCCTTCGCGCAAAGTGAGCGCCAGGCCCGCTACGACCTCCACGATGTCGGCGTCACCGCGCGCCGCGACGGCGACGGATGGGTGCTGGAGGGGGAGAAGTCGCTCGTCCTGCACGGCGACAGCGCCGACCGGCTGATCGTTTCGGCCCGCACCGCCGGCGCGCGCCGCGACCGCGACGGCATCGGGCTGTTCCTGGTCGAGGCCAATGCCGAGGGCGTGTCGCGCCGCGGCTACCCGACCCAGGACGGGATGCGGGCGGCCGAGGTGTCGCTGTCCTCGGTCCGCGTCGGGGCCGATGCGGTGATCGGCGATCCCGCGGGCGCGCTCCCGGTGATCGAGCGGGTGACCGACGAGGCCATCGCGGCGCTCTGCGCCGAGGCGGTCGGCGGCATGGACCGGATGCACAAGCAGACGGTCGAGTACCTCAAGACCCGCAAGCAGTTCGGGGTCACGATCGGCTCGTTCCAGGTGCTCCAGCACCGCGCCGCCGAGATGTTCATCGCGCTCGAACAGGCCCGCTCGATGGCCTTCCTCGCCACCATGATGGCGGGCGAGGACGATGCGGACGAGCGCACGCGGGCCATCGCCGGCGCCAAGGTGCAGATCGGCCGCTCCGGACGCATCGTCGGCCAGGGTGCGGTGCAGCTCCATGGCGGCGTCGGCGTCACCATGGAGTACAGCGTCGGCCACTACTTCAAGCGGGTCACGATGATCGACCAGCTGTTCGGCGATGCCGACCATCATCTCGGCCGGGTCGCCCGGATGGGCGGGCTGATCGCCGCCTGA
- the pimC gene encoding pimeloyl-CoA dehydrogenase large subunit: MDLRFTPEERAFRQEVRTFFQENLPQEIRQKMIDGRHPSKDDIVTWQKILNKKGWAVPNWPVEWGGTGWDPVRQYIFLDELQSFPAPSPLQFGVYMVGPVIAQFGNDAQKKHFLPRIANIDDWWCQGFSEPGSGSDLASLKTKAVREGDHYIVNGQKTWTTLGQYADWIFCLVRTDATVKKQEGISFLLIDMKTPGITVRPIQTIDGGHEVNEVFFDDVKVPVENLVGQENKGWDYAKFLLGNERTNIARVGVSKQRIRRLKELAAIERVGDTPILENPRFREKLAALEIELKALEMTQLRVVAAERTREKGKPDPASSILKIKGSEIQQATTELLLEVVGPYALPYVSEDEGDDHLSNEPPVGPDWAGPAAPTYFNWRKISIYGGSNEIQKNIIAKAILGL, from the coding sequence ATGGACCTTCGCTTCACCCCCGAGGAGCGCGCCTTCCGCCAGGAAGTCCGCACCTTCTTCCAAGAAAACCTGCCCCAGGAGATCCGCCAGAAGATGATCGACGGGCGTCACCCGTCGAAGGACGACATCGTCACCTGGCAGAAGATCCTCAACAAGAAGGGCTGGGCGGTGCCGAACTGGCCCGTCGAGTGGGGCGGCACCGGCTGGGACCCGGTGCGCCAGTACATCTTCCTCGACGAGCTCCAGAGCTTCCCGGCCCCGTCGCCGCTGCAATTCGGCGTCTACATGGTCGGGCCGGTGATCGCCCAGTTCGGCAACGACGCCCAGAAGAAGCACTTCCTGCCCCGCATCGCCAACATCGACGACTGGTGGTGCCAGGGCTTCTCGGAGCCGGGCTCGGGCTCCGACCTCGCCTCGCTCAAGACCAAGGCGGTGCGCGAGGGCGACCACTACATCGTCAACGGCCAGAAGACCTGGACCACGCTCGGCCAGTATGCCGACTGGATCTTCTGCCTGGTGCGCACCGATGCCACCGTGAAGAAGCAGGAGGGCATCAGCTTCCTCCTGATCGACATGAAGACGCCGGGCATCACGGTCAGGCCGATCCAGACCATCGATGGCGGGCACGAGGTCAACGAGGTCTTCTTCGACGACGTCAAGGTGCCGGTCGAGAATCTGGTCGGCCAGGAGAACAAGGGCTGGGACTACGCCAAGTTCCTGCTCGGCAACGAGCGCACCAACATCGCGCGCGTCGGCGTCTCCAAGCAGCGCATCCGGCGCCTGAAGGAGCTGGCGGCGATCGAGCGGGTCGGCGACACCCCGATCCTGGAGAACCCGCGCTTCCGCGAGAAGCTGGCGGCGCTCGAGATCGAGCTGAAGGCGCTCGAGATGACGCAGCTGCGGGTGGTGGCCGCCGAGCGCACCCGCGAGAAGGGCAAGCCGGACCCGGCCTCCTCGATCCTCAAGATCAAGGGCTCGGAGATCCAGCAGGCGACGACCGAGTTGCTGCTGGAGGTCGTCGGGCCCTACGCCCTGCCTTACGTCTCGGAAGACGAGGGTGACGATCACTTGAGCAACGAGCCGCCGGTCGGGCCCGACTGGGCGGGGCCGGCCGCGCCGACCTATTTCAACTGGCGCAAGATCTCGATCTACGGCGGCTCGAACGAGATCCAGAAGAACATCATCGCGAAGGCGATCCTGGGGCTCTGA